The Chloroflexus aggregans DSM 9485 genome segment GCCCCTGCCCCAACTGCTGTCCCTACCACAGCGGCAGTTGAGACACAGCCAACGGTTGTTAGCCAACCGACGACGGCCCCGATAACGAACATTGATATTGGAAGCTCGCCAACGATCAGCCTGGGCGTGACTGCGAGTGGTGAGGTGGTGGCCCGTAGTAGTGCCGATCTCAGCTTCCGCGTCCCCGGCGTCGTCGCCGAGGTCTTTGTGGAGGCAGGGGACCGAGTAAAAGCCGGCGATCCGCTGGTGGCGCTCGATGCGCGTGAGCTGGAGTTGCAGGTTACACAGGCTGAAGCAAATTTGGCTCAAGCGCGGGCCAATTATGAGCGCCTGATCGAGGGTGCCACCCCAGAAGAGATTGCTGCGGTGCGAGCGCAGGTGGCGCAGGCCGAAGCCGCTCTGCGTCAAGTGCGTGGAAGCGTTACCGATGCTGACATCGCCGCCGCCGAGGCTGCTTTACAACAAGCGATTGCCCGACGCAACGATCTCCTCGACGGACCAAGTGAGGCAGAATTGACCGCTGCCCGATCGGCAGTCGAGCAGGCTGAAGCCAATTTGAATATTCAGCGTACCAACCTCTCGGCAGCGAAAACGAATGCCGAGCTACAAGTGACGCTAGCGGCCAACGCGCTGCGCGATGCCCAGCAAGCCTATTCCGATCTCTATTGGCAAAACCGCGAGCGCGAAGAGCAATTAGCGAAATTCGGCCTGGAATTGCCAAAAGAGGCGAAAGACGCCGAAGAGCAACTACTGCGCGCCGTCGAGTCGGCAGAGGCGCGTTACAAGCAGGCCCAATTAGTGTATGAACAAGCGCGCCAGAACGAAATTGACGGGATTGCCGCCGCCGAAGCACAAGTTCGCACGGCGCGTAGCAACTTGCAACGATTGCTCGATGGCCCAACTGCCGATCTGATCGCGGCTGCCGACGCTGCGGTTGCGCAAGCTCAAGCCACACTCGACCGTCTGCGCGGTGATCAGCGGGCCGGAGCCTTGGCCGCTGCCCAAGCCGGAGTAGCAGCAGCCCGGGCCAATTTGGAACGGATCACTGCGCCGCCTACCCGTCAAAATCTGGCTACCGTCGAGGCAGCTCTGAAAGCCGCCGAAGCAGCGCTGGCCGCCACTAAACTCAACCTCGAAAAGTCAGTATTACGCGCACCCTTTGATGGGATCGTCGCGCGGGTAAACGTCGATCCGGGTGATTTAGCCGGGACAGGCGCATTGCCTGCGGTTCAGATCGTTGATGATAGCGAATTGCACGTCGAGGCGGCGATCAGCGACACCGACGTGGCCCGTGTGCGCGAAGGGCAGTCGGTCGAAGTGCGGGTTGATGCACTCCCCGGCACCGTCTTTACCGGTACGGTTGATTTTGTGGCGCCGGTGGCGAACACCGTCGGGAACGTCCGCACATTTACCGTCCGCATCAAACTCGGCAAGCAAGAAAGCCTGCGCGCCGGGATGAGTGTGCGGATTACCATCCTCACCGATAAGTGATGTTGTTCGATCCTCGCCGCAGCCGTGGTTCGTGATGTTCCGGCTGCGGCGCTGTTTTCTCGTGTGTGGTATAGTAGCGGCTAACAACCGTATTGTTGGCCGGGTGACCGAACCGCTTATGAGCACGACGCTCCGTGAACGCCGCCGCCAGATGCTACGCGACGAGATCCTCGCCGCGACGCAGCAATTCATTGCCGAACGCGGGTTTGCCGCACTGGCAATGGATGAACTGGCAGCGCGGGTTGGCATCTCGAAACCCACCCTTTACAACCAATTTCCCACCCGCGAAGATTTGCTGGCCGCCATGATTGCGCGCCTGATCCGTGATCTGTTCGCAGCCGCCGCCGTGGGCGAGCCAACCGACCGCTCACCACTCGAACAACTGTGTGATCTCTTGCGCGCCAGCATTGTCTTCCAGATCCAACATCACGCTGCGGCCTTTCAGCTTTGGCTACCGGAAGTGACCGAGTTGCTGGAGAAGCATCCGCATTCGCGCGATGAACTTTTACAGGCCCAAGCGCGGGTAATCCGCCTGGCCGAAGCGGCGATTGCCAACGGTGAAGTGGCTGCCGATTTGCAACCGGTGGATGTGATCCGCGCCTTCTCGTCGTTGCTCTGTTTTCCGTTTGTGGGTGGGCGTAACTTGCCGCCAGCCGATGATCCAGAAGCGACGGCAGATCTGGTGGTGCGTATCTTCCGGCAAGGCTTGCAATCACCGCGTGAACAGACGCAGAGCTAATTCGATGAGACACGCTCACTTGCATCCGCACCACTCAGTCGGCACGACGAACCGGAACCTGATTATCCGACCCTAACCGATACTATAGCCGTTGATGTCTGTGTGATCGGGTTGGGCGGATCGGGCTTGACCTGCATCCACGAGCTGCTTGAGCTTGGGGTGCGCGTCGCCGGGATCGATGCGACAACGGTTGGTGGTGAGGCTGCCGGCCAAAACGGTGGCTTCCTAACACGTTGATCGCGTGCGTCGGTGCCATCGTGGGCCGTTCAGTCATCGCCGGCGTCAGCATCGGCTTGATTTTTCTCGTATGTGATGTGGGTGCCGGCTCGCTTCCTACAATTGGCGCCATCGATCCGTTTATTTTATTTTTTATTCGCTGCAACTCTTCCCGCATTGCCGCAGGAGACAGCACCTATGCCGCACCCAACTGTTTCAAAAGATTACGCAGATTCGCACGCACAAGCTGCGTGTTTGGGTGGTTCACTCCCAACCTTTGCTCCATAATCCGCAGCGCCCGCTCGAACAATGGGCGGGCGGCCGCGTAGTCGCCTTGGGATGCCAGCAGCCCGGCCAGATTGTTCAGGCTGGCGGCCGTATCGGGGTGGTCGGGCCCTAGCGCCCGTTCATAGATTGCCAGCGCCCGCTCGAACAATGGGCGGGCGGCCGCGTCGTCGCCTTGGGATGCCAGCAGCAAGGCCAGATTGGTCAGGCTGGCGGCCGTATCGGGGTGGTCGGGCCCCAGCGCCCGTTCGCGGATTGCCAGCGCCCGCTCGTACAATGGGCGGGCGGCCGCGTCGTCGCCTTGGGATGCCAGCAGCAAGGCCAGATTGTTTAGGCTGGTGGCCGTATCGGGGTGGTCGGGCCCCAGCGCCCGTTCATAGATTGCCAGCGCCCGCTCGTACAATGGGCGGGCGGCCGCATAGTCGCCTTGGTGGTACAGCAGCCCGGCCAGATTGTGCAGGCTGGTGGCCGTATCGGGGTGGTCGGGCCCCAGCGCCCGTTCATAGATTGCCAGCGCCCGCTCGTACAATGGGCGGGCGGCCGCGTCGTCGCCTTGGTGGTACAGCAGCCCGGCCAGATTGTGCAGGCTGGCGGCCGTATCGGGGTGGTCGGGCCCCAGCGCCCGTTCGCGGATTGCCAGCGCCCGCTCGTACAATGGGCGGGCGGCCGCGTAGTCGCCTTGGTGGTACAGCAGCCTGGCCAGATTGTGCAGGCTGGTGGCCGTCTGCGGGTGGTCGGGCCCCAGCGCCCGTTCATAGATTGCCAGCGCCCGCTCGTACAATGGGCGGGCGGCCGCGTAGTCGCCTTGGGACGCCAGCAGCCCGGCCAGATTGGTCAGGCTGGTGGCCGTCTGCGGGTGGTCGGGCCCCAGCGCCCGTTCGCGGATTGCCAGCGCCCGCTCGACCAGCGGGCGGGCGGCCGCGTAGTCGCCTTGGGACGCCAGCAGCCCGGCCAGATTGTTCAGGCTGGTGGCCGTCTGCGGGTGGTCGGGCCCCAGCGCCCGTTCATAGATTGCCAGCGCCCGCTCGTACAATGGGCGGGCGGCCGCGTAGTCGCCTTGGTGGTACAGCAGCCTGGCCAGATTGTGCAGGCTGGTGGCCGTATCGGGGTGGTCGGGCCCCAGCGCCCGTTCGCGGATTGCCAGCGCCCGCTCGTACAATGGGCGGGCGGCCGCGTCGTCGCCTTGGGATTCCAGCAGCAAGGCCAGATTGTTTAGGCTGGTGGCCGTATCGGGGTGGTCGGGCCCCAGCGCCCGTTCGCTGATTGCCAGCGCCCGCTCGTACAATGGGCGGGCGGCCGCGTAGTCGCCTTGGGATGCCAGCAGCAAGGCCAGATTGTGCAGGCTGGTGGCCGTCTGCGGGTGGTCGGGCCCCAGCGCCCGTTCGCGGATTGCCAGCGCCCGCTCGTACAATGGGCGGGCGGCCGCGTAGTCGCCTTGCTGCTGCAACAGATACGCCAGATTGTCCAGGCTGGTGGCCGTATCGGGGTGGTCGGGCCCCAGCGCCCGTTCGCGGATTGCCAGCGCCCGCTCGTACAATGGGCGGGCGGCCGCGTAGTCGCCTTGGGATGCCAGCAGCAAGGCCAGATTGTGCAGGCTGGCGGCCGTATCGGGGTGGTCGGGCCCCAGCGCCCGTTCGCGGATTGCCAGCGCCCGCTCGTACAATGGGCGGGCGGCCGCGTAGTCGCCTTGGGATGCCAGCAGCAAGGCCAGATTGTTTAGGCTGGTGGCCGTCTGCGGGTGGTCGGGCCCCAGCGCCCGTTCGCTGATTGCCAGCGCCCGCTCGTACAATGGGCGGGCGGCCGCGTAGTCGCCTTGGTGGTACAGCAGCCCGGCCGTCACCATCAGCAGTTGCGCTGCGCTCCGTTCATCCAACGCGCCAGCGTGGTCGCACAACGCCAGTAGGTGCGGGCGGTACGGGGTTGCCGCCAGTGGTGCGCGCTCTATCTCACGCATATCCATCACCGCTACTGCGGCTGCGGCCGTTGCGGCGAGGGTAGCGCGATCGTCTGGATTGCACGCGCGGGCAAAGGCGGCCACCAGCCGGTGGATCGCGACGCCGTCCGCGCTGCGCTCGGCGAGCCCGACCTCGCCCAGCCGGCGCAGGACGGGATCGGCGGCGGCCGCAGCGGGGTCGGCCGGATCGCCGCCGGCCAGCGCCCCCACCAGTGGCAGCGGTACGGGTGCGGGGGCGAGCCACGCCAGCCGGTGGAGCACTGCCCGCGCTTGAGCGTCGCGCTGCGGGTCGAGCCGGTCGTAGCTCAGCTGGATAGCCGCGGCAACACCACGCGGATAGTGGGTAGGCAAGAGTGCTACCTTCGCCAGTTCATCGCTGAGCGACTCGTTGCTCAGCACGGTTTGGGCAAGCTGCTGGCGGTAGGCGGCCAGTGGCAGGTTCGGCAGGTCTTCGAGGTAGGCCCCGGCCAGCGCCAGTGCCAGCGGCAAGTCGCCGAGCTGCTCGCAGATCGCATCGGCCTCCGCTGCGGTGGCCGGATCGGCCAGCAAGCTATCCACCGCCGTGCGCTGCGCCTGCGCGCGCGGTTGGAGCAGCAACCGGCGGCTGTCGGCGCGGGACAACGGCGCGAGCGCGACATGCTCCACCCCCAGCGTCGCCCGCCAGTGGGCATTGCGGCTGGTAACCAGCACCCGCGCGCCGCCGACACCGGGCCGCCACTCCGCAAGGAGGCGCGGGTCTTCGAGGTTGTCAAAGATCAGCAGCCGGCGAACCGGCTCCTGCCACGCTCGCCGCACCGCCGCCACCTGATCCGCCAGCGCCAACCCCGCCCAGCCGGGCAGGTTCAGCCCATCGGGGCCGCCGCAGGCGGCCACTTGTGCGGCTATGCCGTCGGCATCAGCCATGTTCAGCCAGAAGACGCCGCCGGGGAAACGGTCGCGGGTATGATAGGCAACCATTACCGCCAGTTGGCTCTTGCCGATCCCAGCGGTGCCATGCACCACCGGCGTAATCACCGTTACCTCGGGGGAGTCGGCGCACAGGGTCGCGACCAATTGCTCGATCTCCTGCTCGCGCCCGGTAAAGAGCGGGTTGGGCTGGTAGGGCACCCGGAACGGCGCGGCGGTGGCCGGTTGCGTGACCGGGGGCCACAGGCGGCCATCGCTCAGCCGGTTGAGCAGGGTCAGCGCCCACCACGCGGAGTGGCGGGCCTGCTGGAGGGCCAGCCGGGCGTGGGTGAGGGCGCGGTCGAGCTGGCCGTCGCGGCTGAGTTCGGTGAAGAAGACCGGCAATGCAACGGCGGCGGCGGCTTGTGACAACGCGCCGTGGGCCGTCAGCACGGCCGGCACGCCGGCCTGCGCCAGTCGCGGGCCGAGCGCTGTCAGCGGTTGGTCATCGGTGAGGCCGTCACAACTGATCAGCACGATCAGACGCGGGCGGCGGTCAGGGGCAAGACTGCGGATGAGCGCGGCCAGATCGGCGCCGGCCTGTTTGGCAGCGTGCCCGTCCCCATGCACCAGCCACAGCCACGGTTGGTGATCCACCAGCGCGCCGTGAGCCACCAGATAGAGGATGTCGCACCCTGCGCGCACCGCCGCGCTGAGCGCTTCCCACGTCGCGGTCACAACGTCGGTATCGGCAGCGATCTCGGCCAACGCCTGCCGGGCCCGCGCGGTTTCGGCGGCGGCATCGATCGGCGCAAGACCCCAACGCGCGGCGTCATGCGGAGCTGCAATCGCGATGACGGCGCGCAGCGCGCTGCGCGGCCGGGGGCGCAGCGGCGTAACGTCGTCTGCCGCGAGGTAGCGCGACAGCCAGACCTTTCCGAGTGCGAGCGGCTGGTTGTGCTCCGGGTCACACAGCGTCTCCCAGCGCAGGCCGTACAACTCCGCGGGCAACAGCACCCGCAGGCGCAGCGCGTCGGCCCGATTCACCGCCGCGGCGTACAATTCGCGGTAGGCGGCCAGCGCTGCGGCCTCGGCGAACAGCATCCTCCCCAAGGCTGCGCCATACGCAGCCGGGTCGAGCGCCACGGCGCGCAAGGCCACCGCATCGAACGGCCCGGCGACGAAGGGACCGCGGATGGTGTCGCTCTGGCCGTCGTGCAGGGTCAGCCGCAGGTGGTACCGGCCGTCAGCAAGAGGTGCAAGGTCGAGGGTGAGAGTCGTGACGTTCATGGCGCAATCGGTGATGCGATGATGCTGGATGAAGAGCATCGCAATGGGATGATGCATTATGGATAGTATAGCAAACGGCGGGCAGCATCGCAAGCGAGGGGAACCGCAGCGGTATTTGACCGCTGAGGAGGCAGGGTTGTTACCGCGGCGGGCGCACAGCACACCCACAGTACGTTCCCGCTGAGGGGCAAACCAATGGCGTAGAGGCGTCGCTTCCGCGCCCAGTCATAGCCGGCGCAGACGAAGGTTCTGCCCGCTTGACCAAGCTGTTGCGCGAAGGGCCGGTCGGTGACGAGCCGGTTGACCGCTGCGGCCATCGCTGCCGGCGCATCGGCCAGCAACAGATGCTCGCCATCGCGCAGGCCGGGAATCCCCTCGGCCCCCATGGTGGTACTCACCACCGGCGCGGCCATCGCCAGCGCTTCGAGCAGCTTTAACCGCGAACCGTCCCCAATGCGCATTGGAATAACGACCGCTTCGTAGCGCAGTTGGCTTCCGAGACGTGCCCTTCCAATACCTTCACCACCTTCCTGCCACTGGTGCAACGCTAGCGTGCCGTGCGGTGTGGGCGGGTGAACGCGCGCCCGTCCCGCACCATTTGTCCCATCGGGTGCAGAGCGTGCGTTGGTTATCAGCCGCTGCCGGTAGGCCAATGACCGTGTGCAGTACCCGCGGCTGCAGCGCTGTTTTCGCGTGTGTGGTATAGTAGCAGCTAACAACCGTATTGCTGGCCGGGTGACCGAACCGCTTATGAGCACAACGCTCCGTGGACGCCATCGCCACTGTTACGCGACGAGATCCTCGCTGCAACCCGGCAACTCATCGCCGAACGTGGCTTTGCCGCTCTCGCAATGGATGACCTCGCCGCGCGCGTCGGTATTTCGCAACCAACCCGCTACAATCAATTTCCGACCCGTGAAGACCTGCTGGCGGTCATGAATTGCGCGCCTGGTTCGTGATCTGTTTGCTGCCACTACCGTGGGCGAGCCAACCGACCCACCGTGTGAACAGACGCAGAGCTAATTCGATGAGACACGCTCACTTGCATCCGCACCACTCAGTCTGGCACGACGAACCGGAACCTGATTATCCGACCCTAACCGATTCTGTAGCCGTTGATGTCTGTGTGATCGGGTTGGGCGGATCGGGCTTGACCTGCATCCACGAGCTGCTTGAGCTTGGGGTGCGCGTGGCCGGGATCGATGCGACAACGGTTGGTGGTGGGGCTGCCGGGCGCAACGGCGGTTTTTTGCTGGCCGGGCTAGCAGCGTTTTACCATGATGCGGTGACCGCCATCGGGCGCGAGCAGGCCGCAGCGATCTACCGGCTCACGATCGCTGAAATCGAGCGTATGGCCGCCGCAATGCCGGGTGTGGTGCGGCAGGTTGGTTCGTTACGCATCGCTGCTTCGGCAGAGGAAATCGCCGATTGCGCTGCGCAGTTGCAGGCGATGCGGGCAGATGATTTGCCGGTCGAGCCATACCGCGGCCCAGAAGGTGAGGGGTTGTTGCTGCCTACCGATGGCGCGTTTCAACCGCTCCAGCGCTGTCGCTTATTAGCCGAGCAAGCGCGACGTGGCGGCGCACTGCTCTTCACCCACACACCGGCGCTGGCAATTGATGACACAATAGTACGTTGCCCACAAGGTCAGATCCACGCACGTCACGTCATTGTGGCCGTCGATGGCGGTCTCGAACAACTACTCCCTGAGTTACGTGGCGTAGTCCGTACCACACGTCTGCAAATGTTGGCAACAGCGCCCGATCCCGAACGAACCATCCCGCGACCGGTCTACACGCGCTGGGGTTACGATTATTGGCAGCAATTGCCGGATGGACGCATCGCGCTCGGTGGCTGTCGTGACCGATTTGCGGCAGATGAATGGGAAGCACCGGCAGAACCTTCGGCGCCGGTGCAAGCGGCGCTCGAACAGATATTACAGGAGCGGATTGGCAGTCGGACGCCGATTGAACGGCGTTGGGCCGCCCGGGTCGCGTTTCACGTCGGGAGTGTCTTGCCGATAGCTCGTCAGGTGCATTCGCATGTATGGGCAATCGGCGCGTACAACGGCACCGGTAACGTGATCGGTGCGCTCTGCGGGCGGGCGGCGGCGCGGGCAGCGGTGCGCGGCGATGTGACGCTGATGCGGTTGTTGGATGGCACGGCAAGGGGATAGCCTTTTTACCGCAGAGAGCGCAGAGGAAACCATGGCACTCACAGCAGCTTCGGCGGTAAAAACATCCTTCTGCAACGCTTGTTGTGGTATCATTAGGCCGAGCAACACTCTACGGAACGCGCCATGAACGCCATCGAAACGATCGATCTCACCAAACGCTACGGCCAACGGCTCGCCGTCGATCAGCTCAATCTCACCGTGAACAAAGGGGAAGTCTTCGGCTTTCTCGGTCCCAACGGCGCCGGCAAAACCACCACGATTGCGATGCTGTTGGGGTTGGTCAAGCCGACGCACGGGCGCGCAATTGTGCTCGGCTACGATGTGCAACGCGAACCGATGCTGGCACTGCGGCGCGTAGGTGCGATGATCGAAGCACCGGCGTTCTACCCATACCTGAGCGGCGCCGATAACCTGCGGGTATTGGCGCGCGCCGGTGGGATTGCGCTCGAACGTGTCCCGCAGGTGCTGAAGATGGTTGAGTTGAGTGATCGCGCGCGTGATAAGGTAGCGACCTACTCACAAGGAATGAAACAGCGACTGGCGATTGCCGCGGCCTTGCTCCCCGACCCCGAGTTGATCATGCTCGACGAACCAACCAACGGCCTCGATCCGGCGGGGACGGTTGAGATTCGTAACCTGATCCGCGAACTCGCCGCCGGTGGCCGCACGATCTTGCTCTGTAGCCACTTGTTGCACGAGGTCGAGCAACTGTGTCAGCGCGTAGCGATTATGAAAGAGGGAAAGCTGATCGCTACCGGTGAAGTCGCCACCCTGTTGCGACGTGGGCAGAGTGTGCGGGTGCGAGTAGCAGGTGATCCGGGGCCGGCAGTGAGTATCTTGACCACGTTACCTTGGGTTGGTAGTGTTACCGTCCAAGGTGATGCCATTTTGATCGATACCTCCACCGAACGGACTGCTGAGATTAATACCTTGCTGATTAAAGCCGGCATTGTGGTCGCCGAGATCGGCGCCGGTATGAATTCGCTGGAAGAGTTTTTCTTGACGGTAACCAAAGCCGAGCCATAAAGAGAAAGGCTCTCAGCTATGCA includes the following:
- a CDS encoding HlyD family secretion protein; amino-acid sequence: MRRVIGTGLIGGALAVVLAACTAPAPAPTAVPTTAAVETQPTVVSQPTTAPITNIDIGSSPTISLGVTASGEVVARSSADLSFRVPGVVAEVFVEAGDRVKAGDPLVALDARELELQVTQAEANLAQARANYERLIEGATPEEIAAVRAQVAQAEAALRQVRGSVTDADIAAAEAALQQAIARRNDLLDGPSEAELTAARSAVEQAEANLNIQRTNLSAAKTNAELQVTLAANALRDAQQAYSDLYWQNREREEQLAKFGLELPKEAKDAEEQLLRAVESAEARYKQAQLVYEQARQNEIDGIAAAEAQVRTARSNLQRLLDGPTADLIAAADAAVAQAQATLDRLRGDQRAGALAAAQAGVAAARANLERITAPPTRQNLATVEAALKAAEAALAATKLNLEKSVLRAPFDGIVARVNVDPGDLAGTGALPAVQIVDDSELHVEAAISDTDVARVREGQSVEVRVDALPGTVFTGTVDFVAPVANTVGNVRTFTVRIKLGKQESLRAGMSVRITILTDK
- a CDS encoding TetR/AcrR family transcriptional regulator; protein product: MSTTLRERRRQMLRDEILAATQQFIAERGFAALAMDELAARVGISKPTLYNQFPTREDLLAAMIARLIRDLFAAAAVGEPTDRSPLEQLCDLLRASIVFQIQHHAAAFQLWLPEVTELLEKHPHSRDELLQAQARVIRLAEAAIANGEVAADLQPVDVIRAFSSLLCFPFVGGRNLPPADDPEATADLVVRIFRQGLQSPREQTQS
- a CDS encoding tetratricopeptide repeat protein; this translates as MHHPIAMLFIQHHRITDCAMNVTTLTLDLAPLADGRYHLRLTLHDGQSDTIRGPFVAGPFDAVALRAVALDPAAYGAALGRMLFAEAAALAAYRELYAAAVNRADALRLRVLLPAELYGLRWETLCDPEHNQPLALGKVWLSRYLAADDVTPLRPRPRSALRAVIAIAAPHDAARWGLAPIDAAAETARARQALAEIAADTDVVTATWEALSAAVRAGCDILYLVAHGALVDHQPWLWLVHGDGHAAKQAGADLAALIRSLAPDRRPRLIVLISCDGLTDDQPLTALGPRLAQAGVPAVLTAHGALSQAAAAVALPVFFTELSRDGQLDRALTHARLALQQARHSAWWALTLLNRLSDGRLWPPVTQPATAAPFRVPYQPNPLFTGREQEIEQLVATLCADSPEVTVITPVVHGTAGIGKSQLAVMVAYHTRDRFPGGVFWLNMADADGIAAQVAACGGPDGLNLPGWAGLALADQVAAVRRAWQEPVRRLLIFDNLEDPRLLAEWRPGVGGARVLVTSRNAHWRATLGVEHVALAPLSRADSRRLLLQPRAQAQRTAVDSLLADPATAAEADAICEQLGDLPLALALAGAYLEDLPNLPLAAYRQQLAQTVLSNESLSDELAKVALLPTHYPRGVAAAIQLSYDRLDPQRDAQARAVLHRLAWLAPAPVPLPLVGALAGGDPADPAAAAADPVLRRLGEVGLAERSADGVAIHRLVAAFARACNPDDRATLAATAAAAVAVMDMREIERAPLAATPYRPHLLALCDHAGALDERSAAQLLMVTAGLLYHQGDYAAARPLYERALAISERALGPDHPQTATSLNNLALLLASQGDYAAARPLYERALAIRERALGPDHPDTAASLHNLALLLASQGDYAAARPLYERALAIRERALGPDHPDTATSLDNLAYLLQQQGDYAAARPLYERALAIRERALGPDHPQTATSLHNLALLLASQGDYAAARPLYERALAISERALGPDHPDTATSLNNLALLLESQGDDAAARPLYERALAIRERALGPDHPDTATSLHNLARLLYHQGDYAAARPLYERALAIYERALGPDHPQTATSLNNLAGLLASQGDYAAARPLVERALAIRERALGPDHPQTATSLTNLAGLLASQGDYAAARPLYERALAIYERALGPDHPQTATSLHNLARLLYHQGDYAAARPLYERALAIRERALGPDHPDTAASLHNLAGLLYHQGDDAAARPLYERALAIYERALGPDHPDTATSLHNLAGLLYHQGDYAAARPLYERALAIYERALGPDHPDTATSLNNLALLLASQGDDAAARPLYERALAIRERALGPDHPDTAASLTNLALLLASQGDDAAARPLFERALAIYERALGPDHPDTAASLNNLAGLLASQGDYAAARPLFERALRIMEQRLGVNHPNTQLVRANLRNLLKQLGAA
- a CDS encoding glycosyltransferase, whose protein sequence is MHQWQEGGEGIGRARLGSQLRYEAVVIPMRIGDGSRLKLLEALAMAAPVVSTTMGAEGIPGLRDGEHLLLADAPAAMAAAVNRLVTDRPFAQQLGQAGRTFVCAGYDWARKRRLYAIGLPLSGNVLWVCCAPAAVTTLPPQRSNTAAVPLACDAARRLLYYP
- a CDS encoding TetR family transcriptional regulator, giving the protein MDDLAARVGISQPTRYNQFPTREDLLAVMNCAPGS
- a CDS encoding NAD(P)/FAD-dependent oxidoreductase, with protein sequence MRHAHLHPHHSVWHDEPEPDYPTLTDSVAVDVCVIGLGGSGLTCIHELLELGVRVAGIDATTVGGGAAGRNGGFLLAGLAAFYHDAVTAIGREQAAAIYRLTIAEIERMAAAMPGVVRQVGSLRIAASAEEIADCAAQLQAMRADDLPVEPYRGPEGEGLLLPTDGAFQPLQRCRLLAEQARRGGALLFTHTPALAIDDTIVRCPQGQIHARHVIVAVDGGLEQLLPELRGVVRTTRLQMLATAPDPERTIPRPVYTRWGYDYWQQLPDGRIALGGCRDRFAADEWEAPAEPSAPVQAALEQILQERIGSRTPIERRWAARVAFHVGSVLPIARQVHSHVWAIGAYNGTGNVIGALCGRAAARAAVRGDVTLMRLLDGTARG
- a CDS encoding ABC transporter ATP-binding protein, which encodes MNAIETIDLTKRYGQRLAVDQLNLTVNKGEVFGFLGPNGAGKTTTIAMLLGLVKPTHGRAIVLGYDVQREPMLALRRVGAMIEAPAFYPYLSGADNLRVLARAGGIALERVPQVLKMVELSDRARDKVATYSQGMKQRLAIAAALLPDPELIMLDEPTNGLDPAGTVEIRNLIRELAAGGRTILLCSHLLHEVEQLCQRVAIMKEGKLIATGEVATLLRRGQSVRVRVAGDPGPAVSILTTLPWVGSVTVQGDAILIDTSTERTAEINTLLIKAGIVVAEIGAGMNSLEEFFLTVTKAEP